The following are encoded together in the Mastacembelus armatus unplaced genomic scaffold, fMasArm1.2, whole genome shotgun sequence genome:
- the ak6 gene encoding adenylate kinase isoenzyme 6 isoform X1: MKMRKRPNILLTGDMNFCCMFLGIVPRLTASDKITSGIYQGTPGVGKTTLGKELAQQTGLSYINIGDLAQEGQLYDGYDEEYQCPILDEDRVVDELDEKMVEGGVIVDYHGCDLFPERWFHIVFVLRTDNTQLYTRLESRGYTGKKLQDNVQCEIFQTIYEEAIEAYSEEIVHQLSSNTPEDLEHNLEQIVQWTEQWMKDHN; the protein is encoded by the exons ATGAAGATGAGGAAGCGACCAAACATTTTGTTAACAGGTGATATGAActtctgctgcatgtttttagGTATTGTGCCTCGTCTGACCGCGTCTGACAAAATCACGTCAGGAATATACCAAG GAACCCCAGGTGTTGGTAAGACCACTTTGGGAAAGGAGCTAGCTCAGCAGACTGGACTGTCCTATATTAACATAGGAGACTTGGCCCAGGAAG GACAACTTTATGATGGTTATGATGAAGAGTACCAATGTCCAATTTTGGATGAAGACAGG GTGGTGGACGAGCTGGATGAAAAAATGGTTGAAGGTGGTGTGATTGTTGACTATCATGGCTGTGACTTGTTCCCTGAACGCTGGTTCCACATTGTCTTTGTTCTTCGCACAGACAACACCCAGCTGTACACACGGCTCGAGAGCAG GGGTTACACAGGGAAGAAGCTGCAGGACAATGTGCAGTGTGAGATCTTCCAGACCATCTATGAGGAGGCCATAGAGGCTTACAGTGAGGAGATTGTACACCAGCTGTCCAGCAATACTCCTGAGGATCTTGAGCACAACCTGGAGCAAATAGTGCAGTGGACTGAGCAGTGGATGAAAGACCATAACTAG
- the ak6 gene encoding adenylate kinase isoenzyme 6 isoform X2 → MKMRKRPNILLTGTPGVGKTTLGKELAQQTGLSYINIGDLAQEGQLYDGYDEEYQCPILDEDRVVDELDEKMVEGGVIVDYHGCDLFPERWFHIVFVLRTDNTQLYTRLESRGYTGKKLQDNVQCEIFQTIYEEAIEAYSEEIVHQLSSNTPEDLEHNLEQIVQWTEQWMKDHN, encoded by the exons ATGAAGATGAGGAAGCGACCAAACATTTTGTTAACAG GAACCCCAGGTGTTGGTAAGACCACTTTGGGAAAGGAGCTAGCTCAGCAGACTGGACTGTCCTATATTAACATAGGAGACTTGGCCCAGGAAG GACAACTTTATGATGGTTATGATGAAGAGTACCAATGTCCAATTTTGGATGAAGACAGG GTGGTGGACGAGCTGGATGAAAAAATGGTTGAAGGTGGTGTGATTGTTGACTATCATGGCTGTGACTTGTTCCCTGAACGCTGGTTCCACATTGTCTTTGTTCTTCGCACAGACAACACCCAGCTGTACACACGGCTCGAGAGCAG GGGTTACACAGGGAAGAAGCTGCAGGACAATGTGCAGTGTGAGATCTTCCAGACCATCTATGAGGAGGCCATAGAGGCTTACAGTGAGGAGATTGTACACCAGCTGTCCAGCAATACTCCTGAGGATCTTGAGCACAACCTGGAGCAAATAGTGCAGTGGACTGAGCAGTGGATGAAAGACCATAACTAG